From Nematostella vectensis chromosome 14, jaNemVect1.1, whole genome shotgun sequence, a single genomic window includes:
- the LOC116608944 gene encoding cyclin-dependent kinase 8 isoform X2: protein MDYEFKQRLNELREKVEDIFEFEGCKVGRGTYGHVYKAKLKDSTNGREYALKQIEGTGISMSACREIALLRELKHPNVISLQRVFLSHSDRKVWLLFDFAEHDLWHIIKYHRASKAQKKTVPVPKSMFKSLLYQILDGIHYLHSNWVLHRDLKPANILVMGDGPERGRVKIADMGFARLFNAPLKPLADLDPVVVTFWYRAPELLLGARHYTKAIDIWAIGCIFAELLTCEPIFHCRQEDIKTSNPYHHDQLDRIFTVMGFPQEKDWEDIRKMPQHSTLLKDFRKSNYMNASLWKYMEKHKVKQDSKAFQLLSKLLVMDPNKRITSEQALQDPYFKEDPLPTQDAFGGSTIPYPKREFLNDEDNDTKSNASKTQQGKQENSDQNGQPNSKRIRALSAHQPDQFQKQQQQQQSFAFQNQNGQQQQQQQQRVVHTSGTYMFGNTGGSGQTGSSFGNQQGRF, encoded by the exons ATGGACTACGAATttaaacaaagattaaacgAACTCCGAGAAAAGGTGGAGGATATATTTGAGTTTGAGGGCTGTAAAGTAGGTCGAGGAACCTATGGACATGTTTACAAGGCGAAACTCAAAGACAG CACAAACGGCAGGGAATATGCACTTAAACAAATCGAGGGGACTGGGATTTCCATGTCTGCCTGCCGTGAGATAGCG CTGCTTCGAGAACTAAAGCACCCCAATGTGATTTCTCTGCAACGTGTCTTCCTCTCCCACTCAGACAGGAAGGTCTGGCTTCTCTTTGACTTTGCTGAACATGATTTATGG CATATAATCAAGTACCACAGAGCATCAAAGGCTCAAAAGAAGACGGTACCAGTACCAAAAAGCATGTTCAAGTCTCTGTTGTACCAGATCCTTGACGGAATCCACTACTTGCACTCAAACTGGGTTCTTCATAGAGACTTG AAACCTGCCAACATCCTAGTGATGGGTGATGGTCCAGAAAGAGGAAGAGTAAAGATAG CAGACATGGGTTTTGCGCGATTGTTCAATGCACCACTGAAGCCCCTCGCTGATCTGGACCCTGTTGTCGTCACCTTCTGGTATCGTGCACCAGAGCTTTTGTTGGGAGCCAGGCATTATACCAAGGCTATAG ATATCTGGGCCATAGGATGTATCTTTGCCGAGCTACTGACTTGTGAGCCCATATTCCACTGCCGTCAGGAGGATATCAAGACTAGTAACCCTTACCATCATGACCAACTGGACAGGATATTCACTGTGATGGGCTTTCCACAAG AAAAGGACTGGGAAGACATCAGGAAAATGCCTCAGCATTCAACCCTTCTCAAGGACTTCAGGAAGTCAAA TTATATGAACGCCAGCTTATGGAAGTACATGGAGAAGCACAAAGTCAAGCAAGACAGCAAAGCTTTCCAATTG CTTTCTAAGCTGTTGGTAATGGACCCCAATAAGAGAATCACATCAGAACAAGCCCTCCAGGACCCGTACTTTAAAGAGGACCCACTCCCCACTCAAGA TGCATTTGGAGGAAGTACCATTCCGTATCCCAAGCGTGAGTTCCTGAATGATGAAGACAATGACACTAAATCAAATGCTTCCAAG ACACAACAAGGAAAGCAGGAAAACTCAGACCAGAATGGTCAACCCAACTCCAAACGCATACGTGCGCTATCGGCTCACCAGCCAGACCAGTTCCAG aaacaacaacaacaacaacaatcctTCGCATTCCAAAACCAGAACggacaacagcagcagcaacagcagCAGAGAGTCGTCCACACGAGCGGGACGTACATGTTTGGCAACACTGGTGGCAGCGGACAGACGGGCTCGTCCTTTGGAAACCAGCAAGGAAGATTCTAG
- the LOC116608944 gene encoding cyclin-dependent kinase 8 isoform X3 has translation MDYEFKQRLNELREKVEDIFEFEGCKVGRGTYGHVYKAKLKDSTNGREYALKQIEGTGISMSACREIALLRELKHPNVISLQRVFLSHSDRKVWLLFDFAEHDLWHIIKYHRASKAQKKTVPVPKSMFKSLLYQILDGIHYLHSNWVLHRDLKPANILVMGDGPERGRVKIADMGFARLFNAPLKPLADLDPVVVTFWYRAPELLLGARHYTKAIDIWAIGCIFAELLTCEPIFHCRQEDIKTSNPYHHDQLDRIFTVMGFPQEKDWEDIRKMPQHSTLLKDFRKSNYMNASLWKYMEKHKVKQDSKAFQLLSKLLVMDPNKRITSEQALQDPYFKEDPLPTQDAFGGSTIPYPKREFLNDEDNDTKSNASKVRKQQQQQQSFAFQNQNGQQQQQQQQRVVHTSGTYMFGNTGGSGQTGSSFGNQQGRF, from the exons ATGGACTACGAATttaaacaaagattaaacgAACTCCGAGAAAAGGTGGAGGATATATTTGAGTTTGAGGGCTGTAAAGTAGGTCGAGGAACCTATGGACATGTTTACAAGGCGAAACTCAAAGACAG CACAAACGGCAGGGAATATGCACTTAAACAAATCGAGGGGACTGGGATTTCCATGTCTGCCTGCCGTGAGATAGCG CTGCTTCGAGAACTAAAGCACCCCAATGTGATTTCTCTGCAACGTGTCTTCCTCTCCCACTCAGACAGGAAGGTCTGGCTTCTCTTTGACTTTGCTGAACATGATTTATGG CATATAATCAAGTACCACAGAGCATCAAAGGCTCAAAAGAAGACGGTACCAGTACCAAAAAGCATGTTCAAGTCTCTGTTGTACCAGATCCTTGACGGAATCCACTACTTGCACTCAAACTGGGTTCTTCATAGAGACTTG AAACCTGCCAACATCCTAGTGATGGGTGATGGTCCAGAAAGAGGAAGAGTAAAGATAG CAGACATGGGTTTTGCGCGATTGTTCAATGCACCACTGAAGCCCCTCGCTGATCTGGACCCTGTTGTCGTCACCTTCTGGTATCGTGCACCAGAGCTTTTGTTGGGAGCCAGGCATTATACCAAGGCTATAG ATATCTGGGCCATAGGATGTATCTTTGCCGAGCTACTGACTTGTGAGCCCATATTCCACTGCCGTCAGGAGGATATCAAGACTAGTAACCCTTACCATCATGACCAACTGGACAGGATATTCACTGTGATGGGCTTTCCACAAG AAAAGGACTGGGAAGACATCAGGAAAATGCCTCAGCATTCAACCCTTCTCAAGGACTTCAGGAAGTCAAA TTATATGAACGCCAGCTTATGGAAGTACATGGAGAAGCACAAAGTCAAGCAAGACAGCAAAGCTTTCCAATTG CTTTCTAAGCTGTTGGTAATGGACCCCAATAAGAGAATCACATCAGAACAAGCCCTCCAGGACCCGTACTTTAAAGAGGACCCACTCCCCACTCAAGA TGCATTTGGAGGAAGTACCATTCCGTATCCCAAGCGTGAGTTCCTGAATGATGAAGACAATGACACTAAATCAAATGCTTCCAAGGTACGG aaacaacaacaacaacaacaatcctTCGCATTCCAAAACCAGAACggacaacagcagcagcaacagcagCAGAGAGTCGTCCACACGAGCGGGACGTACATGTTTGGCAACACTGGTGGCAGCGGACAGACGGGCTCGTCCTTTGGAAACCAGCAAGGAAGATTCTAG
- the LOC116608944 gene encoding cyclin-dependent kinase 8 isoform X4, which produces MDYEFKQRLNELREKVEDIFEFEGCKVGRGTYGHVYKAKLKDSTNGREYALKQIEGTGISMSACREIALLRELKHPNVISLQRVFLSHSDRKVWLLFDFAEHDLWHIIKYHRASKAQKKTVPVPKSMFKSLLYQILDGIHYLHSNWVLHRDLKPANILVMGDGPERGRVKIADMGFARLFNAPLKPLADLDPVVVTFWYRAPELLLGARHYTKAIDIWAIGCIFAELLTCEPIFHCRQEDIKTSNPYHHDQLDRIFTVMGFPQEKDWEDIRKMPQHSTLLKDFRKSNYMNASLWKYMEKHKVKQDSKAFQLLSKLLVMDPNKRITSEQALQDPYFKEDPLPTQDAFGGSTIPYPKREFLNDEDNDTKSNASKKQQQQQQSFAFQNQNGQQQQQQQQRVVHTSGTYMFGNTGGSGQTGSSFGNQQGRF; this is translated from the exons ATGGACTACGAATttaaacaaagattaaacgAACTCCGAGAAAAGGTGGAGGATATATTTGAGTTTGAGGGCTGTAAAGTAGGTCGAGGAACCTATGGACATGTTTACAAGGCGAAACTCAAAGACAG CACAAACGGCAGGGAATATGCACTTAAACAAATCGAGGGGACTGGGATTTCCATGTCTGCCTGCCGTGAGATAGCG CTGCTTCGAGAACTAAAGCACCCCAATGTGATTTCTCTGCAACGTGTCTTCCTCTCCCACTCAGACAGGAAGGTCTGGCTTCTCTTTGACTTTGCTGAACATGATTTATGG CATATAATCAAGTACCACAGAGCATCAAAGGCTCAAAAGAAGACGGTACCAGTACCAAAAAGCATGTTCAAGTCTCTGTTGTACCAGATCCTTGACGGAATCCACTACTTGCACTCAAACTGGGTTCTTCATAGAGACTTG AAACCTGCCAACATCCTAGTGATGGGTGATGGTCCAGAAAGAGGAAGAGTAAAGATAG CAGACATGGGTTTTGCGCGATTGTTCAATGCACCACTGAAGCCCCTCGCTGATCTGGACCCTGTTGTCGTCACCTTCTGGTATCGTGCACCAGAGCTTTTGTTGGGAGCCAGGCATTATACCAAGGCTATAG ATATCTGGGCCATAGGATGTATCTTTGCCGAGCTACTGACTTGTGAGCCCATATTCCACTGCCGTCAGGAGGATATCAAGACTAGTAACCCTTACCATCATGACCAACTGGACAGGATATTCACTGTGATGGGCTTTCCACAAG AAAAGGACTGGGAAGACATCAGGAAAATGCCTCAGCATTCAACCCTTCTCAAGGACTTCAGGAAGTCAAA TTATATGAACGCCAGCTTATGGAAGTACATGGAGAAGCACAAAGTCAAGCAAGACAGCAAAGCTTTCCAATTG CTTTCTAAGCTGTTGGTAATGGACCCCAATAAGAGAATCACATCAGAACAAGCCCTCCAGGACCCGTACTTTAAAGAGGACCCACTCCCCACTCAAGA TGCATTTGGAGGAAGTACCATTCCGTATCCCAAGCGTGAGTTCCTGAATGATGAAGACAATGACACTAAATCAAATGCTTCCAAG aaacaacaacaacaacaacaatcctTCGCATTCCAAAACCAGAACggacaacagcagcagcaacagcagCAGAGAGTCGTCCACACGAGCGGGACGTACATGTTTGGCAACACTGGTGGCAGCGGACAGACGGGCTCGTCCTTTGGAAACCAGCAAGGAAGATTCTAG
- the LOC116608944 gene encoding cyclin-dependent kinase 8 isoform X1, producing the protein MDYEFKQRLNELREKVEDIFEFEGCKVGRGTYGHVYKAKLKDSTNGREYALKQIEGTGISMSACREIALLRELKHPNVISLQRVFLSHSDRKVWLLFDFAEHDLWHIIKYHRASKAQKKTVPVPKSMFKSLLYQILDGIHYLHSNWVLHRDLKPANILVMGDGPERGRVKIADMGFARLFNAPLKPLADLDPVVVTFWYRAPELLLGARHYTKAIDIWAIGCIFAELLTCEPIFHCRQEDIKTSNPYHHDQLDRIFTVMGFPQEKDWEDIRKMPQHSTLLKDFRKSNYMNASLWKYMEKHKVKQDSKAFQLLSKLLVMDPNKRITSEQALQDPYFKEDPLPTQDAFGGSTIPYPKREFLNDEDNDTKSNASKVRTQQGKQENSDQNGQPNSKRIRALSAHQPDQFQKQQQQQQSFAFQNQNGQQQQQQQQRVVHTSGTYMFGNTGGSGQTGSSFGNQQGRF; encoded by the exons ATGGACTACGAATttaaacaaagattaaacgAACTCCGAGAAAAGGTGGAGGATATATTTGAGTTTGAGGGCTGTAAAGTAGGTCGAGGAACCTATGGACATGTTTACAAGGCGAAACTCAAAGACAG CACAAACGGCAGGGAATATGCACTTAAACAAATCGAGGGGACTGGGATTTCCATGTCTGCCTGCCGTGAGATAGCG CTGCTTCGAGAACTAAAGCACCCCAATGTGATTTCTCTGCAACGTGTCTTCCTCTCCCACTCAGACAGGAAGGTCTGGCTTCTCTTTGACTTTGCTGAACATGATTTATGG CATATAATCAAGTACCACAGAGCATCAAAGGCTCAAAAGAAGACGGTACCAGTACCAAAAAGCATGTTCAAGTCTCTGTTGTACCAGATCCTTGACGGAATCCACTACTTGCACTCAAACTGGGTTCTTCATAGAGACTTG AAACCTGCCAACATCCTAGTGATGGGTGATGGTCCAGAAAGAGGAAGAGTAAAGATAG CAGACATGGGTTTTGCGCGATTGTTCAATGCACCACTGAAGCCCCTCGCTGATCTGGACCCTGTTGTCGTCACCTTCTGGTATCGTGCACCAGAGCTTTTGTTGGGAGCCAGGCATTATACCAAGGCTATAG ATATCTGGGCCATAGGATGTATCTTTGCCGAGCTACTGACTTGTGAGCCCATATTCCACTGCCGTCAGGAGGATATCAAGACTAGTAACCCTTACCATCATGACCAACTGGACAGGATATTCACTGTGATGGGCTTTCCACAAG AAAAGGACTGGGAAGACATCAGGAAAATGCCTCAGCATTCAACCCTTCTCAAGGACTTCAGGAAGTCAAA TTATATGAACGCCAGCTTATGGAAGTACATGGAGAAGCACAAAGTCAAGCAAGACAGCAAAGCTTTCCAATTG CTTTCTAAGCTGTTGGTAATGGACCCCAATAAGAGAATCACATCAGAACAAGCCCTCCAGGACCCGTACTTTAAAGAGGACCCACTCCCCACTCAAGA TGCATTTGGAGGAAGTACCATTCCGTATCCCAAGCGTGAGTTCCTGAATGATGAAGACAATGACACTAAATCAAATGCTTCCAAGGTACGG ACACAACAAGGAAAGCAGGAAAACTCAGACCAGAATGGTCAACCCAACTCCAAACGCATACGTGCGCTATCGGCTCACCAGCCAGACCAGTTCCAG aaacaacaacaacaacaacaatcctTCGCATTCCAAAACCAGAACggacaacagcagcagcaacagcagCAGAGAGTCGTCCACACGAGCGGGACGTACATGTTTGGCAACACTGGTGGCAGCGGACAGACGGGCTCGTCCTTTGGAAACCAGCAAGGAAGATTCTAG
- the LOC116608946 gene encoding uncharacterized protein LOC116608946 → MQRSGKVTMTTPTMLGVIASVGILACLTVPASAGPGGEVSIMFHQYSNPGFKKYENGRVRCCDVFCSGCDPYFNLCLRMRPYGKCHAQFRSRTYRKASRNINFKNGANLGNGNFNPLTYQFKGAWEGKLYIDLTVKDYDTITRDDHVDSLSFNSTVVPSPRMFRMWYLATMRGRVAAMSLSYSVRCNRYYYGPACSTICKQKDDARGHYTCDVMTGRKICRRGWTGPSCDVILRNPTPMIQPSQTPSKTPTVIPTDANQGTVIPTDANQGTIIPTDANQGTVIPTDANQRTALPTDANLVTVIPTDANQGTVVPTDKISTTQHSVPVVSSPPPTKPSRACATAAEIGMLFDASASVGRRNFILMKYFAATLVEEVASSPPRFSLMRYSLYPDLVLNFKKSRRLTVQSLVRETLAMKSMRGPTKTEKALKEALLMFSKRNGGGGGDPRFLIVMTDGKSGMKHKDLIKTLKSFKDLGVTILSVGIGGDISLHELRAIAMEKRNNVFHLSDFRNLYTVMANLRRHIPCTGQQ, encoded by the exons ATGCAGAGAAGTGGAAAG GTTACCATGACAACACCTACAATGCTTGGGGTCATTGCCTCAGTTGGAATACTGGCTTGTTTAACT GTCCCTGCATCGGCTGGACCAGGCGGAGAAGTCTCAATAATGTTCCATCAGTACTCCAACCCAGGCTTCAAGAAATACGAAAATGGGCGCGTTCGCTGCTGTGACGTGTTTTGTAGCGGCTGCGATCCATACTTCAACCTGTGCTTGAGAATGCGGCCTTATGGTAAATGTCATGCGCAGTTCAGGAGTCGGACATACCGCAAAGCGTCACGAAacatcaattttaaaaatggAGCTAATCTTGGCAACGGCAACTTCAATCCGTTGACATATCAGTTCAAGGGCGCATGGGAG gGAAAACTTTACATTGACCTCACAGTAAAAGACTACGATACAATCACCAGAGACGACCACGTCGACTCGCTGAGTTTCAATTCAACGGTCGTACCAAGTCCACGCATGTTCCGTATGTGGTATCTCGCGACTATGCGGGGGCGAGTTGCGGCGATGTCTCTATCGTATAGTGTCCGTTGTAACAGGTACTATTATGGTCCTGCGTGTAGCActatttgcaaacaaaagGACGATGCGCGCGGCCACTATACTTGTGACGTCATGACGGGACGCAAGATTTGCAGACGAGGCTGGACTGGGCCgagctgtgacgtcatct TACGAAATCCTACTCCAATGATTCAGCCTTCCCAGACACCGTCCAAAACACCGACGGTTATACCAACAGACGCTAACCAGGGAACGGTTATACCAACAGACGCTAACCAGGGAACAATTATACCAACAGACGCTAACCAAGGAACGGTTATACCAACAGACGCGAACCAGAGAACTGCTTTACCAACAGACGCTAACCTGGTAACGGTTATACCAACAGACGCGAATCAGGGAACAGTTGTACCAACAGACAAAATAAGCACAACACAACATTCAGTCCCGGTCGTCTCGTCGCCACCACCAACTAAGCCAtctcgcgcatgcgcaacagCAGCAGAGATCGGTATGTTATTTGACGCGTCGGCAAGTGTCGGTCGCAGGAATTTCATTCTCATGAAGTACTTCGCCGCTACCCTGGTGGAGGAGGTTGCGTCCAGTCCCCCGCGGTTCAGCCTCATGAGATACAGCCTTTATCCGGATTTAGTTCTTAACTTCAAGAAGTCGCGCAGGTTAACGGTGCAAAGCTTGGTGAGGGAAACCCTGGCGATGAAATCCATGCGTGGTCCAACAAAGACGGAAAAAGCTCTAAAG GAAGCATTGCTGATGTTTTCCAAGCGTAACGGTGGAGGGGGAGGTGACCCGAGATTTCTTATAGTCATGACAGACGGAAAAAGCGGGATGAAGCACAAGGATCTTATAAAGACCTTAAAGTCCTTCAAG GATCTTGGCGTGACAATACTCTCTGTTGGTATTGGTGGGGACATTAGCCTTCATGAGCTCAGAGCCATCGCGATGGAAAAGCGAAACAATGTCTTTCATTTGTCTGACTTTCGGAACCTGTACACGGTCATGGCAAACTTGCGCCGCCATATACCGTGTACTGGTCAGCAGTGA
- the LOC116608948 gene encoding WSC domain-containing protein 2 isoform X1, whose amino-acid sequence MRLARIIYLFLPMIWTVVVTSSVPLDLYLGCYIDTTDRDLPYNTGLYSDLTPVKCIEICRVQGYIFAAAQNANSCFCGNSYGKHGKASDTDCSKACTGNSNLKCGGQWRASVYRVVTKLSQYIGCYKESSRRDLWGDKSELNGTVSAQDVCIQRCKAKGFHFAAINDYTVCNCGVSYGRYGKAVSPKDCNPKCSGGEHCSTTNANTIYRTESKIQPLARYTTVVYSIPEGSVPLLRDHVIYTETSVNNVTICLQYCELLPACVSINHNSVTMVCEMNNVTSSTGRGAARENFIYWEPMKIDHLTLPLP is encoded by the exons ATGAGACTGGCGCGGATAATTTATCTTTTCCTACCG aTGATCTGGACGGTCGTTGTCACTAGCA GTGTACCCCTAGATCTATACTTGGGATGTTACATAGACACCACTGACCGTGATTTGCCGTACAATACTGGATTATATTCAGACCTCACGCCAGTTAAATGCATCGAAAT ATGTAGAGTTCAAGGGTATATTTTTGCCGCTGCTCAAAATGCAAATAGCTGTTTCTGTGGTAATTCGTACGGAAAACACGGCAAAGCAAGTGACACCGACTGTTCTAAGGCATGTACCGGAAACTCGAACCTTAAGTGCGGAGGTCAGTGGCGAGCAAGTGTCTACAGAGTCG TGACCAAACTATCACAATACATCGGCTGTTATAAGGAAAGTTCGCGCCGTGACCTTTGGGGAGACAAATCGGAGCTCAACGGTACGGTCTCTGCGCAGGATGTTTGCATTCAGAGGTGCAAGGCAAAGGGATTCCACTTTGCTGCTATTAATGACTACACTGTTTGCAACTGTGGAGTCAGCTATGGTCGGTACGGGAAAGCAGTCAGCCCGAAAGACTGCAATCCGAAGTGCAGTGGCGGAGAACATTGCAGCACAACCAacgccaacactatctacagaacag AATCTAAAATTCAACCACTTGCTCGCTATACTACTGTCGTGTACTCAATCCCAGAAGGCAGTGTGCCCCTTCTCAGAGACCACGTGATCTACACTGAGACTTCAGTAAATAACGTCACCATCTGTCTACAGTACTGTGAGCTCTTGCCTGCCTGTGTGTCAATCAATCACAATAGTGTTACCATGGTGTGCGAAATGAAcaacgtgacgtcatcaaccGGGAGAGGGGCGGCAAGAGAGAACTTCATCTACTGGGAACCAATGAAAATAGACCATCTGACGTTGCCGCTTCCATGA
- the LOC116608948 gene encoding WSC domain-containing protein 2 isoform X2, translated as MIWTVVVTSSVPLDLYLGCYIDTTDRDLPYNTGLYSDLTPVKCIEICRVQGYIFAAAQNANSCFCGNSYGKHGKASDTDCSKACTGNSNLKCGGQWRASVYRVVTKLSQYIGCYKESSRRDLWGDKSELNGTVSAQDVCIQRCKAKGFHFAAINDYTVCNCGVSYGRYGKAVSPKDCNPKCSGGEHCSTTNANTIYRTESKIQPLARYTTVVYSIPEGSVPLLRDHVIYTETSVNNVTICLQYCELLPACVSINHNSVTMVCEMNNVTSSTGRGAARENFIYWEPMKIDHLTLPLP; from the exons aTGATCTGGACGGTCGTTGTCACTAGCA GTGTACCCCTAGATCTATACTTGGGATGTTACATAGACACCACTGACCGTGATTTGCCGTACAATACTGGATTATATTCAGACCTCACGCCAGTTAAATGCATCGAAAT ATGTAGAGTTCAAGGGTATATTTTTGCCGCTGCTCAAAATGCAAATAGCTGTTTCTGTGGTAATTCGTACGGAAAACACGGCAAAGCAAGTGACACCGACTGTTCTAAGGCATGTACCGGAAACTCGAACCTTAAGTGCGGAGGTCAGTGGCGAGCAAGTGTCTACAGAGTCG TGACCAAACTATCACAATACATCGGCTGTTATAAGGAAAGTTCGCGCCGTGACCTTTGGGGAGACAAATCGGAGCTCAACGGTACGGTCTCTGCGCAGGATGTTTGCATTCAGAGGTGCAAGGCAAAGGGATTCCACTTTGCTGCTATTAATGACTACACTGTTTGCAACTGTGGAGTCAGCTATGGTCGGTACGGGAAAGCAGTCAGCCCGAAAGACTGCAATCCGAAGTGCAGTGGCGGAGAACATTGCAGCACAACCAacgccaacactatctacagaacag AATCTAAAATTCAACCACTTGCTCGCTATACTACTGTCGTGTACTCAATCCCAGAAGGCAGTGTGCCCCTTCTCAGAGACCACGTGATCTACACTGAGACTTCAGTAAATAACGTCACCATCTGTCTACAGTACTGTGAGCTCTTGCCTGCCTGTGTGTCAATCAATCACAATAGTGTTACCATGGTGTGCGAAATGAAcaacgtgacgtcatcaaccGGGAGAGGGGCGGCAAGAGAGAACTTCATCTACTGGGAACCAATGAAAATAGACCATCTGACGTTGCCGCTTCCATGA